Below is a window of Plasmodium gaboni strain SY75 chromosome 11, whole genome shotgun sequence DNA.
AATAAACagataaattaaaaatacCTTAATATTCTGtcctttattttatatccATGCTGAATAACAGTTGCTACTGTTCCCTTTTCTTTTGTGCTGTCATTAATTTCAAATATTGCTTCATGGAATTGTGGATtaaatttttcatttataggattatatttatcaattccatatttattaaaaatattatgaagAATAGTTTCAGTCATTTCTATTCctttgtatatattattaatttcttcatttgtttttaaagactcttcatttatatttttaatagCTAATGATAAATTGTCTGCTACATCAAGTAGTGATTTTGCAAAATTACTGATACAATATAATTTACTTGTTTCTATTTCTTTCATATAACGATTTCttaaattttcattttctgCTAACACAGATAAGTATTTTTCTTTCAATACTTTATTATCTACCATTTTTTCTTCCATATCTTTTTTagtttttttaatttcctttattaaatctattttattaaaatcttcataatttatttcttcttttttttcattcgCTTCTTCTGACTCGTTCAGgttgttttttttttttttttcccctTCAGTGGGTGAGCTAGCTGaattttcatttgttttgttttcttcatttttctcacttttcattttattaatatcttCCCCTTTGTAATGTGCATTATCAGACATTTTGGATGTACTGAAAGGTTGGTATTTTAACATGGTATTACACTTTTCATTTTTACAAAAAGTTAAAAAATATCGAGCACGAGGAATGTATTGCATACCATAAGTATTGGAGCAATATCTGGAAAGAATTCCTTTCTTAATTATATTCGTAGTGTATTTCatagttatatataaaaaaaaaaaaaaaaaagaaaaaaaaaaaaaaaaattctgAACTGTTAATAAAAACTAGCTAAAATgttgaaaatatataaataaatatatatatatatatatatatatatatatattatatttattatatagattattttatatgggtatctttttttgttattttaattatatattaattttttttccatttattcataatatatgtatttattaatatatatttataattttacgttttataaatgaagaTGTTAAATTGATTAATATGAAATTCTGTGGAATAATATctatatgataatatatatatatatgaattaatGAAGGGATAATTCTTAAAATAACATCATTATAAAAATCTGATggggaaaaaaaaaaaaaattaataacatatatttaataaagaaaaatattataatagGAATATTTGTTCgaataaaaattaaaatttaatttataaaaat
It encodes the following:
- a CDS encoding GrpE-like protein, mitochondrial; this translates as MKYTTNIIKKGILSRYCSNTYGMQYIPRARYFLTFCKNEKCNTMLKYQPFSTSKMSDNAHYKGEDINKMKSEKNEENKTNENSASSPTEGEKKKKNNLNESEEANEKKEEINYEDFNKIDLIKEIKKTKKDMEEKMVDNKVLKEKYLSVLAENENLRNRYMKEIETSKLYCISNFAKSLLDVADNLSLAIKNINEESLKTNEEINNIYKGIEMTETILHNIFNKYGIDKYNPINEKFNPQFHEAIFEINDSTKEKGTVATVIQHGYKIKDRILRAAKVGVVKN